One Lytechinus pictus isolate F3 Inbred chromosome 12, Lp3.0, whole genome shotgun sequence genomic region harbors:
- the LOC129272906 gene encoding 5-hydroxytryptamine receptor 1D-like: MGTNAINFTKSDIDDLDPQDGTVFEDYGFDIKQRIGISVVYSLIALTGIAGNACVFMAVLLSKKLHTLTNILVVNLSITDFLACCSILVQSVVLVTSDKFLKVVPTQLCVLAGAVNFVGVSNSLMTLTLIAFMRWYVITRSIRGQRGLHTPGKVAALIIITWIFSLVSMILPPALGLGTLGYSAAYHQCLTIDENKLVAYLSMLQSGGCLTFVAVALSFYIAIYLFVRKNTRAFSLRLSRTEEIQNVHESRTNIELDEVKDCHEQRLKQSEQRRQMDALFRDREWRITKNLLVVFCIFLICFIPFAVTLAIPGGSLSNVYTTALLYLNACINPVVYCLKHDQFKEVLRPMLRCRWSNIPQPTKLLRLCFHRSDRVLQSPTTTSTSALIKRM; encoded by the exons ATGGGAACCAATGCTATCAACTTCACTAAAAGTGACATCGACGATCTTGATCCCCAAGATGGAACGGTCTTCGAAGACTATGGCTTCGATATCAAACAGAGAATCGGAATCTCAGTGGTTTACAGTCTAATTGCATTAACGGGAATAGCAG GAAATGCTTGTGTCTTCATGGCAGTTCTTCTTTCAAAGAAGCTCCACACGCTAACAAACATCCTTGTGGTAAATCTCAGTATCACAGATTTCCTGGCATGCTGCAGTATTCTTGTCCAAAGTGTAGTTCTTGTGACATCAGACAAGTTCCTCAAGGTAGTTCCTACTCAGCTTTGCGTCCTAGCCGGTGCAGTCAACTTCGTGGGTGTGTCTAACAGTCTCATGACGCTAACGCTGATAGCCTTTATGCGGTGGTATGTCATTACCCGCAGCATCAGAGGCCAAAGAGGACTCCATACTCCTGGAAAGGTAGCAGCGTTAATAATCATCACTTGGATATTCTCGTTGGTGTCCATGATACTGCCACCGGCACTTGGGCTAGGAACTCTAGGGTACAGCGCGGCCTACCATCAATGCTTGACGATCGACGAAAACAAACTCGTAGCGTACCTTAGTATGTTGCAGAGCGGTGGATGTCTTACCTTTGTCGCAGTTGCTCTTTCTTTCTACATCGCCATATATCTGTTCGTTCGAAAGAATACCAGGGCTTTTTCGTTAAGGCTTAGCAGAACTGAAGAAATCCAGAACGTACATGAATCAAGAACAAACATAGAGCTAGATGAAGTGAAAGATTGTCATGAACAAAGATTGAAGCAAAGCGAACAACGTCGTCAAATGGATGCCCTATTTCGGGATCGAGAGTGGAGGATCACGAAGAATCTTCTTGTTGTATTCTGCATATTCTTAATTTGTTTCATCCCATTCGCCGTAACCCTTGCAATACCCGGAGGAAGCCTCTCCAATGTCTACACAACTGCGTTGTTGTATTTAAACGCTTGTATCAACCCTGTTGTGTACTGTCTGAAACATGACCAATTCAAGGAGGTACTGAGGCCCATGTTACGGTGCAGGTGGTCAAACATTCCACAACCTACCAAGCTTCTCAGACTCTGTTTCCATCGGTCAGATCGCGTTTTGCAGTCTCCCACTACTACTTCCACTAGTGCACTGATAAAAAGAATGTGa
- the LOC129272907 gene encoding somatostatin receptor type 2-like, with protein MAANSTDLNTWYTASQEWTHETASEEYAFDFKQRIGVSVIYCLIVLVGVTGNACVILAVLFSRKLHTPTNILVVNLSVTDFITCWSLLIQIVVLLNSDHVLRLVPRPLCLLASGVTFVGTTCSLMTLTLIAFMRWYVITHSIRGHTGLHTTRKVATMVVFVWTTSLIVSLLPPGLGIGTLGYSITYKQCCTVDDNLIVKYYSMVQGCGSFILVMLAVYFYTSIFLFVCKNDRKFTQRFSHGNDSCRVNELNSDLKEGSKTEGDTHFPTRSLSYMVENGHHQQDQSETERRMVEQFRKREIKLTKNLFVVFFIFVVCLVPFSISLAIPGGSIVNIYFAVVVYCNSCVNPLIYCLKHDQFKEVLRPLLRCRWSKIPQPTQFIRHLFPSDQHSEISNIYSLSG; from the exons ATGGCGGCTAACAGCACTGACCTGAATACCTGGTATACTGCCAGTCAGGAATGGACTCATGAAACAGCAAGTGAGGAGTACGCCTTTGATTTCAAACAGAGGATAGGCGTTTCTGTTATTTACTGTCTCATTGTGTTAGTAGGTGTCACAG GAAATGCTTGCGTCATCTTGGCTGTACTGTTCTCAAGAAAGCTTCACACCCCCACCAACATCCTGGTGGTAAATCTCAGTGTAACCGACTTTATTACCTGTTGGTCTCTTCTCATCCAAATCGTCGTTCTCTTGAACTCAGACCATGTCCTCAGGTTGGTTCCGCGTCCTCTGTGCCTCCTGGCTAGCGGAGTCACCTTCGTAGGAACTACCTGTAGTCTGATGACGCTGACACTGATTGCCTTCATGCGTTGGTACGTCATAACCCACAGCATCAGAGGTCATACAGGACTCCACACTACTAGGAAGGTTGCAACAATGGTAGTTTTTGTGTGGACTACCTCGTTGATCGTATCATTGCTTCCACCCGGTCTAGGAATAGGAACCCTGGGTTATAGTATCACCTATAAGCAATGTTGTACCGTAGATGATAATCTTATAGTCAAATATTACAGCATGGTGCAAGGCTGCGGGTCCTTCATCCTTGTGATGCTTGCCGTTTACTTTTACACTTCTATATTCTTATTCGTTTGCAAGAATGACAGGAAGTTTACACAGAGGTTTAGCCATGGGAACGACTCATGTCGTGTCAATGAATTAAACTCTGACTTAAAGGAAGGATCTAAGACAGAGGGGGATACACATTTTCCCACTCGCAGTCTTTCCTATATGGTGGAAAATGGGCATCATCAACAAGATCAAAGCGAGACAGAGCGTCGAATGGTGGAGCAATTTAGGAAGCGGGAGATAAAGTTGACAAAGAACTTATTTGTGGTGTTCTTCATTTTTGTGGTGTGTTTAGTTCCTTTCTCCATAAGCCTTGCCATTCCTGGTGGAAGCATCGTCAATATCTACTTCGCTGTCGTGGTATATTGTAACTCCTGTGTCAATCCCTTAATATACTGCCTAAAACACGACCAGTTCAAAGAGGTTTTGAGGCCATTGTTGAGATGCAGGTGGTCCAAAATTCCGCAGCCCACACAATTCATCAGGCACCTGTTTCCTTCAGATCAACATTCAGAAATTAGCAACATTTATTCATTATCAGGATAA
- the LOC129272908 gene encoding aqualysin-1-like isoform X1 yields MTSIMRCIVSILSFSILLSGAVVAARRAPLFKTREAIKEQYIVVLKRNAVLPNVLQSLHEESRLKSITFNNPLKEYNRVLNGFAISLSKEALAVVRAHPSVKYVEEDGLAHTTEIWGLDRINQRDLPLDDSYTPVGNGSGVNVYVLDTGIRTTHEDFEGRAEFVYDAMNYAIGNDGDCQGHGTHCAGTIAGKRYGVAKAAKVYAVRVLGCYGSGSWSAVIDGMDWVAVNGIRPAVASMSLGGGGLRSVDESLGNLHRAGVTVVVAAGNSDYDACRASPARAPEAITVGAIQDDDARVYFSNWGACVDIFAPGHRILSADYRSDDGYRSLSGTSMACPHVAGVVAVHLGLNPDLSPNEVRDVILETASRDKVTELHDSENLLLYVPNES; encoded by the exons ATGACGTCAATCATGCGGTGCATTGTCTCCATCCTCTCATTCTCCATCTTGCTATCTGGTGCGGTTGTGGCGGCTCGTCGAGCTCCTTTATTCAAAACACGAGAAGCCATTAAGGAGCAGTACATCGTAGTCCTGAAG AGGAATGCTGTGCTTCCAAACGTTCTACAATCTCTTCATGAAGAATCCCGGCTGAAAAGTATAACATTTAACAACCCTCTGAAAGAGTACAACAGAGTCCTCAATGGATTTGCAATATCTTTATCAAAGGAGGCCTTAGCAGTG GTGCGAGCCCACCCCTCTGTGAAGTACGTGGAAGAAGATGGCCTAGCACACACTACAGAGATCTGGGGACTTGACAGGATCAACCAAAGAGATCTTCCTCTCGATGATAGTTATACTCCAGTCG GTAATGGCAGCGGTGTGAATGTATACGTCCTTGATACTGGAATCAGAACAACCCATGAGGACTTTGAGGGCAGAGCAGAATTCGTCTATGACGCCATGAACTACGCTATC GGCAACGATGGTGATTGTCAAGGGCATGGGACCCACTGTGCCGGCACGATCGCAGGTAAACGGTACGGAGTTGCCAAAGCTGCTAAAGTCTACGCCGTACGGGTTCTTGGTTGTTATGGGTCTGGGTCATGGTCAGCGGTCATTGACG GTATGGACTGGGTTGCCGTCAATGGTATTCGTCCAGCCGTTGCTAGCATGTCTCTTGGAGGCGGTGGACTTCGTTCTGTAGACGAGTCACTGGGAAACCTTCACAGGGCAGGTGTGACGGTGGTGGTAGCGGCTGGTAATAGCGACTACGATGCATGCCGCGCTTCTCCCGCCAGAGCACCTGAG GCAATCACAGTCGGTGCGATCCAGGATGACGATGCCAGGGTCTACTTTTCAAACTGGGGCGCATGCGTGGATATCTTTGCTCCCGGGCATCGCATTCTGAGCGCAGACTACCGATCTGACGACGGATATCGATCGCTGAGCGGAACCAGCATGGCATGTCCTCATGTAGCAG GTGTTGTTGCAGTCCATCTTGGCTTGAATCCTGACCTATCACCAAATGAAGTTCGTGACGTCATCCTAGAAACAGCTAGCAGAGACAAAGTCACCGAGTTGCACGATTCCGAAAATCTTCTTCTCTATGTCCCCAATGAATCCTGA
- the LOC129272908 gene encoding aqualysin-1-like isoform X3, with translation MTSIMRCIVSILSFSILLSGAVVAARRAPLFKTREAIKEQYIVVLKRNAVLPNVLQSLHEESRLKSITFNNPLKEYNRVLNGFAISLSKEALAVVRAHPSVKYVEEDGLAHTTEIWGLDRINQRDLPLDDSYTPVGNGSGVNVYVLDTGIRTTHEDFEGRAEFVYDAMNYAIGNDGDCQGHGTHCAGTIAGKRYGVAKGAKVYAVRVLGCYGSGSSSSVIDGMDWVAVNGIRPAVASMSLGGGGLRSVDESLGNLHRAGVTVVVAAGNSDYDACRASPARAPEAITVGAIQDDDARVYFSNWGACVDIFAPGHRILSADYRSDDGYRSLSGTSMACPHVAGVVAVHLGLNPDLSPNEVRDVILETASRDKVTELHDSENLLLYVPNES, from the exons ATGACGTCAATCATGCGGTGCATTGTCTCCATCCTCTCATTCTCCATCTTGCTATCTGGTGCGGTTGTGGCGGCTCGTCGAGCTCCTTTATTCAAAACACGAGAAGCCATTAAGGAGCAGTACATCGTAGTCCTGAAG AGGAATGCTGTGCTTCCAAACGTTCTACAATCTCTTCATGAAGAATCCCGGCTGAAAAGTATAACATTTAACAACCCTCTGAAAGAGTACAACAGAGTCCTCAATGGATTTGCAATATCTTTATCAAAGGAGGCCTTAGCAGTG GTGCGAGCCCACCCCTCTGTGAAGTACGTGGAAGAAGATGGCCTAGCACACACTACAGAGATCTGGGGACTTGACAGGATCAACCAAAGAGATCTTCCTCTCGATGATAGTTATACTCCAGTCG GTAATGGCAGCGGTGTGAATGTATACGTCCTTGATACTGGAATCAGAACAACCCATGAGGACTTTGAGGGCAGAGCAGAATTCGTCTATGACGCCATGAACTACGCTATC GGTAATGATGGCGATTGTCAAGGTCACGGGACTCACTGTGCAGGGACTATAGCGGGTAAAAGGTACGGTGTGGCCAAGGGTGCAAAGGTGTATGCCGTCAGAGTTCTTGGGTGTTACGGGTCCGgttcatcatcatctgtaatcGATG GTATGGACTGGGTTGCCGTCAATGGTATTCGTCCAGCCGTTGCTAGCATGTCTCTTGGAGGCGGTGGACTTCGTTCTGTAGACGAGTCACTGGGAAACCTTCACAGGGCAGGTGTGACGGTGGTGGTAGCGGCTGGTAATAGCGACTACGATGCATGCCGCGCTTCTCCCGCCAGAGCACCTGAG GCAATCACAGTCGGTGCGATCCAGGATGACGATGCCAGGGTCTACTTTTCAAACTGGGGCGCATGCGTGGATATCTTTGCTCCCGGGCATCGCATTCTGAGCGCAGACTACCGATCTGACGACGGATATCGATCGCTGAGCGGAACCAGCATGGCATGTCCTCATGTAGCAG GTGTTGTTGCAGTCCATCTTGGCTTGAATCCTGACCTATCACCAAATGAAGTTCGTGACGTCATCCTAGAAACAGCTAGCAGAGACAAAGTCACCGAGTTGCACGATTCCGAAAATCTTCTTCTCTATGTCCCCAATGAATCCTGA
- the LOC129272908 gene encoding aqualysin-1-like isoform X2 has product MTSIMRCIVSILSFSILLSGAVVAARRAPLFKTREAIKEQYIVVLKRNAVLPNVLQSLHEESRLKSITFNNPLKEYNRVLNGFAISLSKEALAVVRAHPSVKYVEEDGLAHTTEIWGLDRINQRDLPLDDSYTPVGNGSGVNVYVLDTGIRTTHEDFEGRAEFVYDAMNYAIGNEGDCQGHGTHCAGTIAGKRYGVAKAAKVYAVRVLGCYGYGSWSAIIDGMDWVAVNGIRPAVASMSLGGGGLRSVDESLGNLHRAGVTVVVAAGNSDYDACRASPARAPEAITVGAIQDDDARVYFSNWGACVDIFAPGHRILSADYRSDDGYRSLSGTSMACPHVAGVVAVHLGLNPDLSPNEVRDVILETASRDKVTELHDSENLLLYVPNES; this is encoded by the exons ATGACGTCAATCATGCGGTGCATTGTCTCCATCCTCTCATTCTCCATCTTGCTATCTGGTGCGGTTGTGGCGGCTCGTCGAGCTCCTTTATTCAAAACACGAGAAGCCATTAAGGAGCAGTACATCGTAGTCCTGAAG AGGAATGCTGTGCTTCCAAACGTTCTACAATCTCTTCATGAAGAATCCCGGCTGAAAAGTATAACATTTAACAACCCTCTGAAAGAGTACAACAGAGTCCTCAATGGATTTGCAATATCTTTATCAAAGGAGGCCTTAGCAGTG GTGCGAGCCCACCCCTCTGTGAAGTACGTGGAAGAAGATGGCCTAGCACACACTACAGAGATCTGGGGACTTGACAGGATCAACCAAAGAGATCTTCCTCTCGATGATAGTTATACTCCAGTCG GTAATGGCAGCGGTGTGAATGTATACGTCCTTGATACTGGAATCAGAACAACCCATGAGGACTTTGAGGGCAGAGCAGAATTCGTCTATGACGCCATGAACTACGCTATC GGGAACGAAGGTGACTGCCAGGGACATGGCACTCATTGTGCAGGTACAATCGCAGGCAAACGATACGGGGTTGCCAAGGCCGCCAAAGTATATGCCGTGCGGGTTCTTGGATGTTATGGATACGGCTCGTGGTCTGCCATTATCGATG GTATGGACTGGGTTGCCGTCAATGGTATTCGTCCAGCCGTTGCTAGCATGTCTCTTGGAGGCGGTGGACTTCGTTCTGTAGACGAGTCACTGGGAAACCTTCACAGGGCAGGTGTGACGGTGGTGGTAGCGGCTGGTAATAGCGACTACGATGCATGCCGCGCTTCTCCCGCCAGAGCACCTGAG GCAATCACAGTCGGTGCGATCCAGGATGACGATGCCAGGGTCTACTTTTCAAACTGGGGCGCATGCGTGGATATCTTTGCTCCCGGGCATCGCATTCTGAGCGCAGACTACCGATCTGACGACGGATATCGATCGCTGAGCGGAACCAGCATGGCATGTCCTCATGTAGCAG GTGTTGTTGCAGTCCATCTTGGCTTGAATCCTGACCTATCACCAAATGAAGTTCGTGACGTCATCCTAGAAACAGCTAGCAGAGACAAAGTCACCGAGTTGCACGATTCCGAAAATCTTCTTCTCTATGTCCCCAATGAATCCTGA